The following proteins are encoded in a genomic region of Neomicrococcus aestuarii:
- the dusB gene encoding tRNA dihydrouridine synthase DusB — protein MTADNSASTARLELPPLKLGKLTVDVPVVLAPMAGITNKAYRRLCREYGGGLYVTEMVTSRALVERNKTSFRIISHDDDEKVRSVQLYGVDPKTVGAAVRLLVEEDRADHIDLNFGCPVPKVTRKGGGSALPWKTDLFTAIIKSATEEAAKGDIPLTIKMRKGIDEDHLTYLDAGKIARDHGVAAVALHGRTTNQFYSGTADWSAIATLREALPDVPVLGNGDIWSAEDAVRLVRETGVDGVVIGRGCQGRPWLFGDLQAAFEGREDRFTPGLSTVADTFYRHAELLVDYFEDELQALRDIRKHVAWYFKGYQVGGDLRAALATVPSLEVLRELLSQLDSSAPYPGKDAEGPRGRAGTPKRPALPDGWLNSRELDENHRAMISAAELDVSGG, from the coding sequence TTGACCGCCGATAACTCCGCCAGCACCGCTCGACTCGAGCTTCCACCCCTGAAATTGGGGAAGCTCACTGTTGACGTACCCGTGGTCCTGGCGCCGATGGCGGGTATTACTAACAAGGCGTACCGCCGGTTGTGCCGCGAATACGGTGGCGGTCTCTACGTGACGGAAATGGTCACGAGTCGCGCGCTCGTGGAACGCAACAAGACTTCCTTCCGCATCATCTCCCATGACGATGATGAAAAGGTGCGTTCAGTGCAGCTCTACGGTGTGGATCCCAAAACGGTGGGCGCTGCAGTGCGCTTGCTGGTGGAGGAGGACCGCGCCGACCATATCGATTTGAACTTCGGCTGTCCGGTCCCCAAGGTGACTCGCAAGGGCGGCGGCTCAGCGCTTCCCTGGAAGACGGATCTCTTCACGGCCATCATCAAGTCCGCCACGGAAGAGGCCGCCAAGGGTGATATCCCGCTGACCATCAAAATGCGCAAGGGCATCGACGAAGACCACTTGACGTATCTGGACGCCGGCAAGATCGCGCGCGATCACGGTGTTGCCGCGGTAGCTTTGCACGGCCGCACCACCAATCAGTTCTACTCGGGCACCGCAGACTGGAGCGCCATCGCAACACTGCGTGAAGCGTTGCCGGACGTTCCAGTGCTGGGCAACGGCGATATTTGGAGCGCCGAGGATGCTGTGCGCCTGGTCCGCGAGACCGGCGTCGATGGTGTTGTCATTGGCCGCGGATGCCAAGGACGCCCCTGGCTCTTCGGCGATCTTCAAGCCGCCTTCGAAGGCCGCGAGGATCGCTTCACGCCAGGTCTTTCCACGGTTGCGGACACGTTCTACCGCCACGCGGAACTTCTGGTGGACTACTTCGAGGACGAACTTCAGGCGCTACGCGATATCCGCAAGCACGTGGCCTGGTACTTCAAGGGCTACCAAGTGGGTGGCGATCTACGCGCCGCGCTCGCCACGGTTCCTAGCCTCGAAGTGCTCCGAGAACTCTTGAGCCAGCTCGACTCGAGCGCGCCTTACCCCGGCAAGGATGCCGAGGGTCCGCGTGGTCGTGCCGGAACGCCAAAGCGCCCAGCACTACCGGACGGTTGGCTTAATTCACGCGAGTTGGACGAGAACCACCGCGCCATGATCTCGGCCGCCGAGCTCGACGTTTCGGGTGGTTAA
- a CDS encoding deoxyguanosinetriphosphate triphosphohydrolase, with product MPNRTDARAIPGYTAADEERWVEEPPKKAYRTSFERDRARILHSSALRRLGAKTQVVAPYSDDFVRTRLTHSLEVAQVGRELGQALGCDPDVVDAACLSHDLGHPPFGHNGETALNELAAGIGGFEGNAQTLRLLTRLETKKFRADGRSAGLNLSRASLDAVCKYPWTRQDAPLQADGRQTRKFGVYEDDLPVFDWLRSGNEKYSGVRCIEAQVMDLADDISYSVHDVEDSVVAGRFQLRWITDPDQRARVIEYTRRWYLPGADDDEIDAALKRLEATQEWVPAVNGSRRSLAALKDMTSQFIGRFSTAALVATRKEYGDEPLTRFNAQLIVPRETEFEIAAMKGLATAYVMTSEERQPIYVRQREALGELVALLQDTGDQYLEPMFAADWNEADTDEARLRAIIDQVASLTDASAIEWHSTLVQGKSYRTELF from the coding sequence TTGCCAAACAGGACTGATGCCCGGGCCATTCCCGGATACACCGCAGCAGATGAAGAGCGTTGGGTAGAAGAACCACCCAAGAAGGCGTACCGCACCTCGTTCGAGCGGGATCGCGCGCGCATCCTTCACTCGTCGGCGCTTCGACGTTTGGGCGCCAAGACTCAGGTTGTTGCTCCCTACAGTGACGACTTTGTGCGCACCCGCTTGACGCACTCCCTCGAAGTGGCACAAGTGGGCCGCGAGCTGGGTCAAGCTCTCGGCTGTGACCCGGACGTAGTGGACGCAGCGTGCCTCTCGCACGACCTCGGCCACCCGCCCTTCGGTCACAACGGCGAGACAGCCCTCAACGAACTAGCCGCGGGCATTGGCGGTTTCGAAGGAAATGCCCAAACGCTCCGTCTGCTCACGCGCCTGGAAACCAAGAAGTTCCGCGCGGATGGACGATCCGCCGGCCTGAACCTCTCCCGCGCGAGCCTGGACGCGGTCTGCAAATACCCGTGGACGCGTCAGGACGCGCCGCTGCAAGCAGATGGCCGTCAAACCCGGAAGTTCGGCGTCTACGAAGATGACCTTCCAGTGTTCGACTGGCTGCGCTCCGGCAACGAAAAATACTCCGGCGTCCGGTGCATTGAAGCCCAAGTCATGGACCTGGCCGATGACATTTCGTATTCTGTGCACGACGTCGAAGACTCGGTTGTCGCTGGACGCTTCCAGTTGCGCTGGATTACAGATCCGGACCAGCGTGCTCGCGTTATCGAGTACACGCGCCGTTGGTATTTGCCGGGAGCGGACGACGACGAAATCGACGCCGCGCTCAAACGCCTCGAAGCAACCCAAGAGTGGGTGCCCGCTGTCAACGGATCTCGCCGGTCCTTGGCCGCGCTGAAAGATATGACCAGCCAGTTCATTGGCCGCTTCAGCACCGCTGCCCTCGTGGCGACGCGCAAAGAATACGGCGATGAGCCCCTGACGCGCTTCAACGCCCAACTGATTGTGCCTCGGGAAACCGAGTTTGAGATTGCCGCCATGAAGGGTCTCGCTACCGCGTACGTGATGACCTCGGAAGAGCGTCAACCCATTTACGTGCGCCAGCGCGAAGCACTCGGGGAGCTCGTAGCGCTCTTGCAAGACACCGGGGATCAATACCTGGAGCCGATGTTCGCCGCGGACTGGAACGAAGCCGACACCGACGAAGCCCGATTGAGAGCGATCATCGACCAAGTGGCGTCGTTGACGGATGCGAGCGCCATCGAATGGCACTCCACCCTAGTGCAGGGAAAGAGCTACCGCACTGAACTGTTCTGA
- the dnaG gene encoding DNA primase — MAGLIKREDIDEVRARSDIKEVIEGYVTLRSAGIGSFKGLCPFHDERSPSFHVRPQVGTYHCFGCGESGDVISFVMKMDHTTFSETVERLAGRLGIELHYEDGGTGPSKQETGRRQRLLDAHKIAEEFFRAQLQDRRAVTAQRFLAGRGFDPAAAAQFGVGYAPQGWDALLKHLTGKGFTTEELQATGMFSEGQRGIYDRFRGRLIWPIRDLSGATIGFGARKLFDDDKGPKYLNTPETQLYKKSQVLYGVDLAKRAITKNRELVVVEGYTDVMACHLSGIDTAVATCGTAFGTDHIKIVRRLLSDDGTGGSVIFTFDGDAAGQKAALRAFDEDQRFLAQTYVAVEPNGLDPCDLRQERGATAVRELIDSKRPLFEFAIKASLKKFDLDTVEGRVNALRAAAPIVAAIRDHAMRPAYARELSSWLGMDLNEVNRAVHLASQQPRKLSDAADASSVVVREENEPAPNPGEAPRPLLEKPDARDPMVRMERESLEVVLQQPGLVTEAQWHAFYGSRFVAPAHTAIHEAIRTAAAAGTAAALWVEAIREAAPAELHNYVSELAVQPLPARNEDALARYCSDIMSRLQELQIRHRKEDLLGRLQRLDPTADGEKFTQLNRELFELELERRALHETDQS; from the coding sequence ATGGCGGGACTGATCAAGCGTGAAGATATTGATGAAGTCCGCGCCCGCAGTGACATCAAAGAAGTCATTGAAGGCTACGTCACCCTCCGTTCCGCAGGCATCGGTTCCTTCAAGGGACTATGCCCCTTCCACGATGAACGCTCACCTTCGTTCCACGTCCGCCCACAAGTAGGCACGTACCACTGCTTCGGTTGCGGCGAATCCGGAGACGTCATCTCCTTCGTTATGAAGATGGACCACACTACGTTCTCCGAAACCGTAGAGCGCCTGGCAGGTCGCTTGGGAATCGAGCTGCATTACGAAGACGGCGGTACCGGTCCCTCAAAGCAAGAAACCGGCCGGCGTCAACGCCTGCTGGACGCCCACAAGATTGCCGAAGAATTCTTCCGTGCCCAGCTCCAAGATCGTCGTGCGGTCACCGCTCAACGGTTCCTCGCCGGTCGCGGCTTTGATCCCGCTGCAGCCGCTCAATTCGGTGTGGGATACGCGCCTCAAGGCTGGGACGCACTTCTGAAGCACCTGACGGGCAAAGGCTTCACTACCGAGGAACTTCAAGCCACCGGAATGTTCTCCGAAGGCCAGCGCGGAATCTATGACCGCTTCAGGGGTCGACTCATCTGGCCTATTCGAGATCTCTCCGGTGCCACCATCGGCTTCGGCGCGCGAAAGCTCTTTGACGATGACAAAGGCCCCAAGTACCTCAACACCCCAGAGACTCAGCTCTACAAAAAGAGCCAAGTCCTGTATGGAGTAGACCTCGCCAAGCGAGCCATCACCAAGAACCGTGAACTCGTGGTGGTGGAAGGCTACACAGACGTCATGGCCTGCCACCTCTCCGGCATCGACACCGCGGTAGCAACCTGTGGCACTGCCTTCGGAACCGACCACATCAAAATTGTTCGTCGACTGCTTTCCGATGACGGCACCGGCGGCTCCGTGATTTTCACCTTCGACGGTGATGCCGCCGGCCAAAAAGCCGCCCTCCGCGCGTTCGATGAAGACCAACGCTTCCTGGCCCAAACCTACGTGGCCGTGGAGCCCAACGGGCTGGACCCGTGCGATCTTCGCCAAGAACGCGGGGCCACCGCCGTTCGGGAACTCATCGATTCCAAACGCCCGCTCTTCGAATTCGCCATCAAAGCGAGCCTGAAGAAGTTCGACCTCGACACCGTTGAAGGTCGCGTCAACGCGCTACGCGCGGCAGCGCCTATCGTGGCCGCCATCCGCGATCACGCGATGCGTCCCGCTTACGCGCGCGAGCTCTCCAGCTGGCTGGGCATGGACCTGAACGAAGTGAACCGAGCAGTCCACCTCGCAAGCCAGCAACCCCGCAAACTGAGCGATGCCGCGGACGCAAGCAGCGTCGTCGTACGGGAAGAAAACGAGCCCGCACCCAACCCGGGGGAGGCGCCTCGGCCGTTGCTGGAGAAACCGGACGCCCGCGATCCCATGGTGCGCATGGAACGTGAGTCGCTCGAAGTGGTGCTTCAACAGCCTGGGCTCGTGACGGAAGCGCAATGGCATGCGTTCTACGGATCGCGATTTGTGGCCCCTGCACACACTGCCATTCATGAGGCGATTCGGACTGCTGCGGCCGCGGGGACTGCCGCGGCGCTCTGGGTAGAAGCCATCCGTGAGGCTGCTCCAGCGGAACTGCACAACTACGTGTCCGAACTGGCCGTGCAGCCTCTGCCTGCACGCAACGAGGATGCGCTCGCGCGGTACTGCTCGGACATCATGTCCCGGCTCCAAGAGCTACAGATTCGCCATCGCAAGGAAGATTTGCTGGGGCGTTTGCAACGTCTTGATCCCACCGCGGACGGCGAGAAATTCACGCAGTTGAACCGGGAGCTTTTCGAGCTTGAGCTGGAACGACGAGCCCTCCACGAAACAGATCAGTCCTAG
- a CDS encoding reprolysin-like metallopeptidase — MSVLAKTGAALASLAVLSASLLGAGVAHAGPSKLSPEDVNDPYGPSRSGFVQPLYDDLQPNWVEDMNSGLYGTAASNWFDTSYWGEGPHYWYASMVEMKPRKADDTGKQDFVIEDRRVEHATFKLDFAPVMNAVNSKTALNVTTGTCAAHPEATCISIVDFTYWSTDASYAGYAQTVGTNAVEVAFNPRVFTTRQSWRGSNAKTIAHEIGHAFGLSHKHSPYGVMNYYEFETL; from the coding sequence ATGTCAGTGCTTGCCAAGACTGGTGCGGCACTCGCCTCACTCGCTGTATTGAGCGCTTCTCTCTTGGGCGCGGGCGTCGCCCACGCGGGTCCGTCCAAGCTCTCACCGGAAGATGTCAATGATCCCTATGGGCCATCGCGCTCGGGATTTGTTCAGCCGCTCTACGACGATCTTCAGCCCAACTGGGTGGAAGACATGAATTCGGGCCTCTACGGAACGGCGGCGTCCAACTGGTTTGATACCAGCTATTGGGGCGAGGGTCCCCACTATTGGTACGCGTCCATGGTGGAGATGAAGCCGCGCAAGGCCGACGACACCGGGAAGCAAGACTTCGTGATTGAGGATCGGCGCGTGGAGCATGCCACCTTCAAACTCGACTTCGCGCCAGTCATGAACGCGGTCAACTCGAAGACCGCGCTCAACGTCACCACCGGCACCTGCGCGGCACATCCAGAGGCCACGTGCATTTCCATTGTGGACTTCACCTACTGGAGCACGGATGCGTCCTACGCGGGCTACGCGCAGACGGTGGGAACCAACGCGGTGGAAGTGGCTTTCAACCCACGCGTTTTCACGACGCGACAGTCATGGCGCGGATCCAACGCGAAGACCATAGCGCACGAAATCGGCCACGCATTCGGCCTGTCCCACAAGCACAGCCCGTATGGCGTCATGAACTACTACGAATTCGAGACCCTTTAA